In Ostrea edulis chromosome 4, xbOstEdul1.1, whole genome shotgun sequence, a single window of DNA contains:
- the LOC125670325 gene encoding uncharacterized protein LOC125670325, whose protein sequence is MKHFLSLLFCTVAVPLFVLGYQSYLDLIPVDKVPYVCKTFGSAGTNDYHYYNITEVGHEFCGYFSFDRNIFGQDFSFSYSWSNICHMDTDGDGRSNGVELGDANCTWTPCSETNTNCAKLTAVSHPGYYEEEETVNGVTEYVGDCLLVC, encoded by the exons atgaaacactttcTGTCTCTTCTCTTTTGTACGGTGGCAGTGCCTCTTTTCGTGTTGGGTTATCAAAGTTATTTGGACCTCATACCAGTTGACAAAGTTCCGTATGTGTGTAAAACGTTTGGTAGTGCTGGTACTAATGACTACCATTATTACAATATAACGGAAGTGGGACACGAGTTTTGCGGATATTTCTCATTCGACAGAAACATCTTCGGTCAA GACTTTTCATTCTCCTATTCCTGGAGCAATATATGTCATATGGACACTGACGGCGATGGACGATCGAACGGAGTCGAATTAGGAGATGCAAACTGCACATGGACTCCCTGCAGCGAAACTAACACCAACTGTGCAAAACTGACTGCAGTCAGTCACCCAG GGTATTATGAAGAGGAGGAAACTGTTAACGGTGTCACAGAATATGTTGGAGATTGTCTACTGGTGTGTTAA
- the LOC130053775 gene encoding uncharacterized protein LOC130053775: MAPNMFKGYNGKRAIRVSHSAPIQREGQPMKKPRLTNDGRSEVTPTVQVNKPAQNSKPEVTKSSKLTDILPPSTERQTGRRLFDISSTSSSSKSTTSKKSSKDSLVSPDVSVHAEKSGQKVFEKEYQVASVSAPEYHPTDKKEIMLKGLEIQQKERIVLNVGGRCFESSRQTLQADPSSHLSVMTARDMCSSSNGTDDKTYILDRNPRYFDFILDYLRSSDYNYKLLPTDKCVLIQIHMETTYYGLPGLVHSIEEIEKGKYMPSTLWED, encoded by the coding sequence ATGGCCCCAAATATGTTCAAAGGTTATAATGGAAAACGTGCGATCAGGGTTAGCCATTCGGCGCCCATACAGAGGGAAGgccaaccaatgaaaaagccaAGACTTACTAATGATGGCAGATCCGAAGTGACCCCTACTGTCCAAGTCAACAAACCCGCACAGAATAGCAAACCTGAAGTGACCAAGTCGTCAAAATTAACAGACATACTACCTCCATCTACTGAACGTCAAACTGGTCGCAGGTTGTTCGATATATCTTCCACTTCATCATCTTCAAAAAGTACAACTTCCAAGAAATCTTCAAAGGACTCCTTGGTGAGCCCTGATGTTTCAGTTCATGCGGAAAAATCAGGACAGaaagtttttgaaaaagaatatcAAGTGGCCAGTGTTTCAGCGCCAGAATATCACCCTAcagataaaaaagaaattatgttAAAAGGATTAGAAATCCAGCAGAAAGAGCGAATCGTGTTAAACGTAGGAGGAAGATGCTTTGAGAGCAGCCGGCAAACTTTGCAGGCTGACCCTAGTTCCCACTTGTCAGTAATGACAGCAAGAGACATGTGCTCTTCAAGCAATGGGACAGATGATAAAACGTATATTTTGGACAGAAATCCTAGATATTTCGATTTCATATTAGACTACCTCAGATCGTCAGATTACAATTATAAGCTCCTCCCCACTGACAAATGCGTACTGATACAGATCCATATGGAAACCACCTATTATGGACTTCCCGGGCTAGTACACTCAATTGAAGAGATAGAGAAAGGAAAGTATATGCCATCTACCTTGTGGGAAGACTGA